DNA sequence from the Rattus rattus isolate New Zealand chromosome 2, Rrattus_CSIRO_v1, whole genome shotgun sequence genome:
CCAGCATCGTTCCGAGTGACATTCTGAAGCAGGAGGGATCCATTGCTGTACATTGTCTCTCTACTACTGTGGGCAGGCCCCGGCACACTTGAATTTGTGCCTATTACATATCGAGCAACCTCAAGGTCCTTGAACACAATCGCCCCCTTGTACCAGAAAATGGCTCGGAGATTCTCTGGGAGATTGTGAGCAAGGAGAAGAGCGCTTTCTCCTTTAGAGATGCTGGTCGGCACTGATTCAATACTGAGCTGAGCAGAGGTGGCAGCGCGTCCACAGGTCAAAGTGGAGactagaaggaagagagagatccATCAACATTAGGGCTTTTGTACTTGGCTAAGATGGCACCCAAAGATGTGTCTATTGCCCAGGCGAGGTGTGTGGATGAGAGTCTCCCTGCCCAGCTTGGTGGAGGTCAGTGCTTTACCTCCATGCACTTTACCTCACGTCATCTCCTCTCTATGGTGCTCTCTTCTTGGGTGCCAATGTGGCCCCACCTCACTGTCCTCAGATCTCTGCATACACTAGAGGGGTGTTGGGGTGATGCCTCCCCAACTCTTCCCCTACTCACCCTTTCTTGACTCTCCAACTTTCTGTTGttaagtttctgttgttttagtgGTTCTAGTCCATACCTGACCtcatcttctagctttcattaTGGATCTGTCTTTCGGGGCACAAGGACTGGAGCTTCATGAGAACACAGATATGTCTTAcatgtagtagtagtagtagtagtagtagtagtagtagtagtagtagcagtagtaatGCTTAGAAATGTTCGTGGACACTGCCAATACATAGACTTATTTACAAAATTCATCAGTTTGGAGATACAGTATTGaatcttccattttctttatttttacttatttatgaattatatttgtgtatgaGTTTCAGAGCATGGATTTAtctcagcgtgtgtgtgtgtgtgtgtgtgtgtgtgtgtgtgtgtgtgtgtgtttctttcaagGTTGTGCCTCAATGTGTGTTAGTGAGTGCAGGACACCATCCCtaggtggaggtcaggggacaacttgtgtTCACTGGTTCTCAGGTTGtcagaaatgaagcaaatacCCATATCCAGTGAGCCACATCACTGATCAACACCAGCTTGGTTCTTATTTGGGACGTCACAGCTGAGAACCTCAGCCTTCAGAACACTGGGCTCATGATGGTGAACTGTGGGTGAGAACaatctcctcttccccctctttctttatCAAGAGCCTCCTGCTGAGCCTCTGTCCCACTGTGTCTTCTCACCTAAAAACCCTGAGACTCCTCTCAAGTCATTGAGCCCCTGAGGAGACTACAGAGAATAGGTGAGTGCTCTCCTCTCACACTCTGTAAAGTGTGGTCTTCTCACCCATGATTAGTAGGCCCTGGAAGGTGGTAAAACCTTCTCAGAGAGTACAGAGTACCTTCCTGGTCTCTGAAGCCATAGCTATCCTCCCTTTGTGGCAAGTCTGCTCCAGCACAGCTCCCCAGTTCTCTTGTTTTACCCGCTCTAGGCTCGGCGATCTCCCAGGCAGGAGTCCCATGAAGTGTGGGGGGTAGGGAACGCTGTGTTTCCTGCCCTGTATATTCTCAGTGCTTCCCACAAACCCTCTCCCCTTGGCTCTTTATGCTTCAGCCCTCCAGAACACACTATGAACAACAAGCCTTTGAACAACCTTGTTCTCTGAGACAACAGCTATTCACCCAGACGTTGCCCTCTGCTCTACCTTGGCCTTTGTCAGCATCAACAAGGAGGGGGACTCTGAACTCCCTGTGTGACACAGGAACCCAGCTGGGCACCCAGTCTGCCCTGTGTTCTCAGTGCCCTGCAAAGATGGAATTTgctctcaggaggaaggagacagagatgtGTGTGAGGATCCCAAGGGACCAGCTGTGTGATGAGTGGGGAAGGGGACAGATGCGTTCTCACTGCAGTCACCAGTCAGGATTCTCAGGGAGAAAAATGGCCCAGGAGCAGATGTGTCAGTAGCCTCACTTCCTGAgtgtgggaggaggtgacctgAGTCCTGGAAGGACTGCTCTGGGCTCCACCATACCATGTAGGGATTCAAGATGGTGGGCACATTTCCTCTGGGTCCTGAGCTGTGAGGTGGCTCTGCCCATGTGCTTTCTGGCCTTTCTGAGATGCCTTGAACCTCTCTCTGTCTAGGTGATTCCTATAGGACACCCTTGCTTTCCCAGAGAAAATACATGTCAGGAATGTGAACAAGATCCCTTGGTGGGGTAGCAGATACAGGAAGCAGCTGAGAGGTCTGAGAAGGCTGTGCCAATGACCTCCAAGTCTATGGGGACAGAGATAAAAGCCAAGATACAGGTTGGGTTCCTGGTACAGAAAATACTTCCCTAGGTAGTCATTGTACTTCCTGATGCTGCCTCCTCTTGGTCACTTATAGGAACTTCAGCTCATTTTTGAGGAATTGTGAATCCCCTTTCCACCTCACAACTGGGTTTGTGAACACAGCTCAGGCAGATGAAATGGGAGGCATTAGGCTATATTATGGGGCAAATGAGAGCCCCAGGTGAGAAACAACATGGGCTGGGGCTGAAGCTGGGGTTCTCAAATTCCTGGTCATTCAGACACCTTTGGGACTCTTGGTGAGTGGGGACTGGTCTGAGGGCCTTCAGTGAGTCCAGTGCATCAGGGCAGAGAGGAGCAGGGATTGGAGGCAGAGCCAATCCAGCTTTTTAGTTCAGGGGTGAGTGTCCTTGTCTGGAGAGCAGAGGGGCTTTCTGCGGCTTTACCCACGGAGGTTCTTGATGAGAGAGAACCTTAAATGTCCTTCCgtgtccaaactgtttattggtaGTGGAAAATAGATGCCTACGGCTTACTCAGGATGGACCTTTTACAAGGAagaatgtccaggaagggaaacttattggctaaaccctcagagcTAGCCCATCTacatacctcattagcatggagaactctgctcTGTGCTACATGATTGTTATGATCCTTGTgtggggtgtcatggtcacaTGCTCCTGGACAGGAACCAGGTCCAGAGTAGATCAAAGGTCTACCATTCTCAGATATGAAAATTTACCAGGGTTTCTGAATCTACTCAACCTTCTCAGTTTTTGTCTGGTGACACAGATCCACTTGCCCCACAGGGACCTGTCCACATCAGCAGAGCCTGTGCACGCAGAGGAGAAATCCCTGAACTGTCCCCAGAAGACAAGAAGTTGTCGGGAGGACCTGTGTCCTCTGTTCCTCTCCTTAGGGATCCTGACCTTCCTGAAAGTTTCCTAAGACCATTAGGAGAGTTAGATGATGGACTGGGCACCTGCCCTGCTATCCTCTCCCTGCTGAGTCACTAGGGACGTCCAGGAGACCTAACTAACCATGGCTCTCAATGCAATGCACTGTCTGCTTACACATAGCAAAAGACTTTCACTACTCAAAAGCACTGGTCTCTGCTGAGAGAAAGGCAAAGCCCATTCTTGGGGCCATGAGGAGATGAGTCTGTAACAGAGGTCTGGAATCAGGGCTTACTGGTATTCACTTGCATAAGGAGCACAGGGCATCCTCAACCAGGCATGACCTTCCCCCCTCCTGGACTATTCAAGGACAGTTTCCTACTAACCATCCCAAGAGTCTAGGCAGAGGCTGGTGTCCTTGGCTGACTTGCCCACCATGCATCCAGGTTTCTCCAAGGTGAAATCAAATGAAGgattgtgtccagttgacattaTTCTCCACCATATGAGTCCTGCACTAAATGTTCAAGCCCCAACATGTAGATACAATGCAGAAGGAAGGGAGACACAGGCCAGGCCTGACACTTCTGTGTGTCTAGTGGAAGGACCCCACCCATAACCCAGAGTTCACAAAGAATTACTTACAGTACACATGAAGGTGCAGGGATGTATTTGATACAATTTCTCCATGATTACTTATGGTTCGTAGGGTGTAGAATCCTGTGTCCTTCTGGGTGACATTTTGGATCCACAGGGACCCATTGCTGTACAATGTCTCTCTACCACTGTGCACAGGTCCCGTCACAGTTACGTTATAGATTAGTGAATACAGTGCAACTCCAAGGCTCATGTTTGTCAGCCCTTTGTACCAGACAAAAGCTATGAGATTCTCTGGCAGATTGTCAACACGTAGAAGAACATTTTCTCCTTCAACCACCTGGGGTGGTAAGGATTCAATGGAGACTTGGGCAGTGGTGGACAGGAGCCAGCAGGTTAAGAGGGAGGctagaagggaagacagaaaagtcACCAATCCTGAGCAGGTGTGAGCATCCCTCGGCCTGTAGGTAGGATGCACCCTTAATGGAGGTAAGCAGCATGACCTCCATGCCCTCAGAGCCTCAGAGGGTGTCATTTCCTCTCTGTAGAATCCTCTACTCAGGTGTCCCCATATCACTCTTCCCATAGAGTGTCTGGTGAGTGGAGAGTcggctctctcctcctcctcctcctcctcctactactactactcctcctcctcctcctcctcctcctcctccttctcctcctcctccttttcctcccccgtACAATCCTCACTTCCTGAATGTTTTCTGTTCTATTTATGGTTCCACTAAATCATTGACTTTCTCCTCTGGATACAATGATTTCCAGTCCACTAGAAAAAAAAGGCTTTTTGAGGACAGGGATTGGTATGGTCTTTTTGGAAGTTTCAGTTCCTCAAAAATCTCAGAAACCagtagggaaaaaaaggaaggaaggaaggaaggaaggaaggaaggaaggaaggaaggaaggaagaaaagatatcTCTGAGTTTGTCTACATAATTTCCACGTTTacagcacataaaaataattacattcaaGTGTAATTTGATCTTTCTGTATTGTTCGTGAGGGTTTGGGAAGGGACATGTCCCAGTGTGCACACTACAGGTACATGACACACACCAGtgtgcagggaagagaagagcctGCAGGAGTCTGTATGTCCATCTATGCTGTGAGAGCTGAGGAGTGAATTCAGACTGTCCTGTAtccacacactgagccatctcactggccctcccATGTTTGATTTCTATTTGGAGATTCACCCTGTGACTGAGTTTGAgtaagagcagctgaggcttttCTATTCTGCCCCTCAGCTCCTGTCTGCTCAGAGCTTCCTGTTCCCTCACTGCACCTTCTATAACATGATTACAAACAGAAACTACACATCTTCCCTAAGGATTCTGTCCATTTCAGGAGACTCTgggcctcccccaccccacacacaaccATGGAGTAAGCACCCTTACCTGTGAGCAGGAGCCCCTGCCAGGGAGCACACCTCTTGCAGGGAAGCACAGAGGACAGCTCCATCTGTCTTCTCGCTATAATGGCCTCACTCTTAGGAGAGGAGCTTCAGTTCCAGCAAGGCACCTGACTGTTATtgtctttcctcctcctgagCTAGGTGTCCTCTCAAGCAGGAGCACTTCCCAGAATCTATGGGTTGTGGGGTGGTAGGGTCTGTGTCCAAGGCTGTGCTCTGTCCCTTCCACTCCCAATGCTACCCTGCATCCGTCTCAACTTTTCTATCTTTGTGCTTCTCCTCCAGGCAACACCTTGAGGAGCTGGGCTGATAAACATCCCCATGCCCTCAGAGAACAATGGCTCATCCCAGGACATCTGCTGAGTCCTGGTCTTGAATCTGTCAGCACCAAAGAGGAAGCCTCCATCCTACCTATGTGTCCCTGTGACACAGACACCCAGTTGAGCACCCAGTCTGCCCTGTGTCTTCCGTGTTCTGGGAAGGTTGTATTTCCCAGCAGGAAGGCGACAGAGATGTCTGTGAGGGTTGGAAAGGGACCAGCTGTAGTGAGTGGGGATGAAGATTAATCCTTTATCACTAATGTCACCAGTCAAGTTTCTGACCCAGGAGAGAGGTCCTGGAGCAGTTGTGTGACAAGTTTCATGTGCTGGATGTTGGGAAGAGGTGACCTGTGTGTCTTGGAAGGGACTGTGGgttcttcttcctatggaggGGTTCAAAGCACCTTTCCAATATTATGTGTTGGCTGAGCTGTGGTTGGGTGAGCCCAGGTTCTCTCTGGTCTTCTTGAGTCACCTATGTCCTTTGTCTGGGTGATTTCCCTGCAGATATCCACTCTTCCCCCTGTGGGAGATGCCAGGAAGGAGGGCACTTTCAGGTTCACCAGACAAAGGGGTATCCTCAAGAAACAGAGCAGGGTCTAGGGAGATCCAGGTTAGTAGGCACAGGGATGGAAACCAATCTCCTAGGCAAGGCCATGGCTCAGGGAAACAATTGTCAGAGTGTTGACTGTTTGTTCTGATATGTCCCCCTGGAGATCACCAGGAGAACTGCAAACTCCTGTCTAGGGCTACAACAGGCATGGGTGACAGGTCAAATGTGACCTTCTCTGATCCTTTCACCACAGAGGGTATCGTCCTGCCCACTGTGCTCTGCAGATCTAATTTCCTCTAGTGTAGGGTGGGTCTAGACAGGGTTCCAGATGCTATCTGGGAAGTCCTAGACTGAAGTTGGAAGAAGTGTGCATCCAGAAGATGGGCAGCCTCGGGAGGAGCTTGTGCTCacaaaatttcaaaggaaattcCTGGTACATTAAAGGAAATGACAGTAATGAAAGGGGTACACCCACTGGCCCATGTCAGGGAACTCATTACTTCCTTCTCTTGAACCACTGAGTACTGAGGGGTCTGCTACTGAGGACAGGGAACGGAACAGTGATTCAGACGGATGTACCAACTGCTCTTACCTACACTCTGCTCTAGGTCTCTTTCTcctactatgaaaaaaaaaaaaaacaccctgaaCAGAAACCATTCAGGAGAGCAGAGCGTGCATTTCCTGTCCAGGTCTGGGTCATAGTGCagcactgaaggaagtcaaagcagaacatatgctgcttgctgacttgtTTGCTGTCTCATGCTCTGACTCATGCTTGACTACCTCTCTTATACAACCATGgaccatctgcctagggatggtgctgcccacagtgctCTGCGACTCCTGtatcaatcaagacaatcccttaTAGACAAGTCCATGGCCAGACCTATAAGGAAGTTATTCAGTTAAGAATTTTCCCTCAGGTAACTCTGGgctgtgtcaaggtgacagtTAATAACCAAGACACAGTATCAAACTGTCAAGTTCTCCTCCTCCAAACTCCACAGGAAGTTCCCCATTCTCTAAGTGAGCCTGCAGACATCACAAGTGCTGCCGTCCACAGCCCCTCACAGCCAGACCCTCAGAGCCAGGACACTGCTCAGGGGAATCTACCTTGAGTTTCACTTTTCCCACTTGGCAGATACTGACCCCAGCAGCAATCTGATGTCTGATGTGAACAGTTAGTGAAACACCATCATCAACACATCCCTTCCAGCCTGACTTGGGACAGGCCTCCCAGGCGCCTTCATCCCCTACCTCTTCTGACTCCACTGGATTCAGAACAGAAGCCAatcaccagctgagatgagacatGAGCTGGGAGCATTGGGGTAAAAAACATGATCGTGACTCCAAGGTCTGAGTGTTCCTTCTGGGTCATGGAGGTCATAGAGGTAAATGGAGGGGACAAAAAGGCATGAGTGGGTGACAGAAATGAAAATCCACATGACCTTAGgtacacccctcccccaagaagTGCCTTCCACCTGAGAGAtgaaagtctctctctccctgccccacatgtggcccatacatatacagccatccaattagacaagatggatgaagcaaagaagtgcagaccgacaggagccggatgtagatcgctactgagagacacagccagaatacagcaaatacagaagctaatgccagcagcaaaccactgaactgagaacaggacccccgttgaaggaatcagagaaagaactggaagagcttgaaggggctcgagaccccatatgtacaacaatgccaagcaaccagagcttccagggactaagccactacctaaagactatacatggactgaccctgggctccaacctcataggtagcaatgaatattctagtaagatcgccattggaagggaagccctgggtcctgctaagactgaaccccagtgaacgtgattgttgggggaggggcaaggggaggggtggggaggggaacacccataaagaaggggaggcggagggactgggggatgtttgcccagaaaccgggaaagggaataacactcaaaatgtaaataagaaatactcaagttaataaaaaaaaaaaaaaaagtctctctctctctctctctctctctctctctctctctctctctctctctcccctcaccaaTCCATTCAGGACCACCCAGGAGAAACCAGAGATgcaagaagaagtagaagagacaGAGCTGGATCTCATGAGAGGACTGGGAACTGTTTGTGCCCGAGGACTCAGCCTGGGAATTAGTGTCTGTGTCTATCCATAAAGCCAAGGCGTCCTCCCAAAGCTCAATGCTCACATTTGAATAATGCATTTAACTATTTCACTGTGGTTCCATCGAGGCCAATGGTCAAGTTCTGGAAAAGGGAAATATAGGATCCATGAGCAGTAGTGACGCTGGGAATAAAGAGCCCTTGGGAGCAGGACTGGGGCTTCTCATCGATAATCCAGGAGAGATGTGCAAGACGGGGAGAGGCTGCCTGGCAGGAGAGGCTGAGGTCTGACCCTGGATGGAAATGAGTACCTGAGGAGGGCATCAGCAGGACATCTGAACCACTGGAGCAAACAGAATAAAGCCACCTGTGACATcagcagaaggaaggggaaacgCTGGTCTATAGAAGGCCATAGTATCTGTGCTATAACCTCAGTTAAGCAGATCCTGACCCCAGCAACAATCTGATGTCTGATGCGGAAAAGCCAGAGATGTGGTGCAGGTTAGTATGACTTAGCATGCACAAGCCCTGATCCATAACCAGCACACACAGAGAGCCCCACTAGACATTCATGTATTCACTGATCCTGAGTACGACATGTCCCCTGTGTCCTCATCACCATAAGCCTCCCTAGGCAGAAGTCCCTCCAGCCCATACTAGCTCAGTGCTGGACCTGACTGCATGTACTTGGGGTAGGCCACGATGCCCTGGCGAACCTAGATATCCATGTAGGTTCTACTATGAGTTGACAAGTGACCATGTGTCCTGACTCTATCCCTCTATATTTATATAGTTGTAGAAAGGATGTGACAGAAATTACTCATAGGTAATGTTCAGGTTGCCTGGGTCACCATAGATGATAGTCACTGAGTTCCAGGTTTCACAGTCCTAGGGTCCTGTGTCAGTTGGGACATAAATATGTGAGAATCCCACTGTCCTTTGAGAAATTCAGTCTGGCACCTTCTGAGAGGCCATGACATTGTATCCTCCACAGGTAGGTTGTATTGTGAGTCTCAGGTTCAAGCTTTAAGGCTACCATCTTCACCCTCTATTGGGTTAGAATTGTCACTTCTGATGGTGATCTTGGGTAGCAGTACTGTGCAGACAACAAAGATAAGTTGGCTCCCTGTGGAACCTCTGATCTTTGCAAAGGCCTCTTTCAGCCAGTGTTGGTCTCTGTAACCTCTGTCCCCAATCCGTGTCCTTGGAGAACCAGGCAGAAGGTGACTCAGGcggatgcaggaggagctgagtgctCAGACATGGTGGTGTCCTGTGCTGTGTGGGAGAAACAGTCTTTGTCACATAGGAGCTGAGCTGCACAGCTTGATGGTACAGACCTAGGACCTGGAGTCACAGCCCCAGTGTCTCTCCTGGTCCTCACTGACCCACTGCCTGCCTTGCACCATGGAGATGTGTCCCTCCAGCTACACTGCCCTCTACTGCTGAGCCTGGGCCAGCGACCTCCAAGGCATTGCACTCTAAAGATGTCCTCCAGTCAGATGTAAGAAGACTGCACGCTGAGCTTCCCTTAGGAACATCCACAGCCTGTCCTCAGGGCCTGATGTGTGTTCAGAAATCTCAGGTGAGACAATGAAAAACCTGGTATTCACTTCACTACCCAGGCTAGACCATCGTAACATGGACCAACGTCCCCAGGGGTTCCATGATGAATGGCATGAGGCACAGGACCATGTAAGGTCAAAGGATGAGCCTCAGAAGAATAGAGTGTATGAAGGACAGGCAAACAGGCTTGAAACAGAATGATAATTCTTTTCCTTGGGCCCTTTTCTCCAGAGCTGAGTCATACAGTTATATTTCCTGATCCAcatgttgctttgttttaatattttatgtatatggttcTTTTggctgcgtgtgcatgtgtgcaccacaAACATGCCTGGCTTTCACACAAGCTAAAGGAGGCATTGGatcacctgaaactggagtttggggtggttatgagctgccatggatgtgctaggaattgaacttggccCCTCtacaagagcatccagtgctcataaccactgagccatctcttcaacatTCCCAGTGGATTCTTTCAGAAGCAGATCTGACTGGCAAAGAAAAATGGAGTGCAAGAACTGGCTAGAACTCAGGCTAGGAGGGCAGGTGTTTGTCAGATCTAGGATAGGGTTGGGATGCTAGTTTTCAGCATACGAGACCATTGTTACTCATACTCGGGATCTGAGGCAATCCCTGCAAGGATTTCTCTAAAGAGAAcaatgagatgagatgagagacAAATGCTAAAGTTGTTTGAAACCAGTGACTCTCTGAGCAGAGAGAGTCCTGTGTTCCATGCAGGATCTACTGAAGTAAGGGGGACTAAACAAAACCCTTCACCTTCCAGGAGTAGTGACTGTGTCACACCAGAAACACATGATTTCCTGTCTAGTATGTGGGCTAACAGACCTAGAATTACTCAGAAATCCTCCAGAGACAGGTGACAAGAGTCAGACCTAACTGTCCATTTGTTTTTGATTCCTAGGCAAGATGTCCCCTTAAGCAGCTGATGACCAAGATTAGCATCAGCTCCTCTCTGATCTACAGACAGCTGAGATGGCCTCCAGGGTGGAGACACTGGATATGTGGCTGCAGACAGATTGCTTGGGCTTCACTTCCGTCACCCGTCGCCTGTGTGAGATTCATGTGAACCCTGTGTTCCCTGTGTCTCAGTGTCCGAGTGATAGCACACTTGGGGAACAATTGTTGCAGTGTCCACAAAGTATCCCTAAGTATGAACAAGGCCCTGATATTGGGGCAAGATGGCTGTCCAGATCAGCAGCGTCTCTTCCTATTTGTCTACAGGAGGGGACTTGCTAGACTTATTTGCTGTGGGCCATACAGGAGGAACGACATTTGgaaatggctttagaactcatgggATGTGACCCACGGATGACCACAGCTACATGGGTGAGCCTCATTGTGACACGGCCAGAGAActatgtgtcct
Encoded proteins:
- the LOC116894364 gene encoding pregnancy-specific glycoprotein 22 isoform X2 → MELSSVLPCKRCAPWQGLLLTASLLTCWLLSTTAQVSIESLPPQVVEGENVLLRVDNLPENLIAFVWYKGLTNMSLGVALYSLIYNVTVTGPVHSGRETLYSNGSLWIQNVTQKDTGFYTLRTISNHGEIVSNTSLHLHVYFSTLTCGRAATSAQLSIESVPTSISKGESALLLAHNLPENLRAIFWYKGAIVFKDLEVARYVIGTNSSVPGPAHSSRETMYSNGSLLLQNVTRNDAGFYTLKTLSTDLKTEIAYVQLQVDTSSCCDPLTPAPLTIDPVPRHAAKGESVLLQVHNLPEDLRMFIWFKSVYTSQIFKIAEYSRAINYVFRGPAHSGREIVYTNGSLLLQDATEKDTGLYTLQMIYRNFKIETAHVQVTVHKPVAQPFIRVTESAVRVQSSVVLTCLSADTGTSIQWLFNNQNLRLTQRMSLSQTKCQLSIDPVRREDAGEYRCEVSNPVSSKTSLPVSLDVIIE